The segment AGAATGCCGCCCTGTCACGGCGGAGGTCGTGGGTTCGAGCCCCATCCATCGCGCCACTTACTTTACAATCCGTGTCTTGCTAGCTCAGTCGGTAGAGCATCTCACTTTTAATGAGGGGGCCGTTGGTTCGAATCCAACGCAGGACACCACTTTTTTATCCACATAATTTTTAATCCTTAAAGTGTTTGGCTTAAAACCTATATAAATTTTATTTTTCTTTTGATATAATCGCCAGATTTCAATTTTTGGGTATTTTATGAAAAATTTCTTTTTGCTAATTTTCTTTTTTTCGTTTGCAAACTCGCAAGAGCTACTAAATGGCTACATAGAGGCTGAATTTACCTATATTTCACCGTATAATTCTGGGATTTTAGATGAAATTTATGTGCAAAAAGGGCAAGAAATTTCTCCCGCAGATAAACTTTTTTGCGTAGATAAGGCTCTTGGTGAAGCGAATTTAAAAATCGCCCAAAACGAGCTAATCAAGGCAAAATCAAACTACGAAAATTTAATCAAAGGCAAAAGACAAAGCGAAATCTCTGCCCTAAATGCCCAGTTAAATTCCGCTAAAATCGCACTCGAAAACGCACAAAAAGAGTTTTTTAGAGCGCAAAAACTTTTCAAATCAAACACCATAAGCAAATCCGAATTCGACCAAAAATCTGCGAATTTCGACACGGTAAAAGCCAAAGTCGCGGAATTCGAGGCAGTGTTACAAACAGCTAACCTTGGCGCAAGAGACGATGAAATCGAAATCGCAAAAACAAACATCGCCATTGCTGAGCAAAATTTAGAAAAAACAAAATTAATCTTTGCCAAAAACACAGCCGTCTCGCAACACAGCGGTCAAATTTACGATATTTATTTCAAAAAAGGCGAATTTGTCGGCGCAAATAGCCCGGTTTTATCGATTTTAGAACCGCAAAATATCAAAGTCAGATTTTTTGTGCCACAAAAAATCCTTGCGAAGCTCAAAATCGGCGATGAAATCGGAGTTTTGTGCGACGGCTGCGAGGGCGAAAAACCAGCTGTGATCTCGTATATCTCGCCAAGCGCCGAATTTACTCCGCCCGTGATTTACAGCGTCGCAAGCAGAGAAAAAATGGTCTTTATGCTCGAAGCCACCTTTGCGCCAAACACCGAATTAAAGCCGGGTTTGGGCGTTAGCGTGAGAATAAAATGAG is part of the Campylobacter sp. VBCF_01 NA2 genome and harbors:
- a CDS encoding HlyD family secretion protein, which gives rise to MKNFFLLIFFFSFANSQELLNGYIEAEFTYISPYNSGILDEIYVQKGQEISPADKLFCVDKALGEANLKIAQNELIKAKSNYENLIKGKRQSEISALNAQLNSAKIALENAQKEFFRAQKLFKSNTISKSEFDQKSANFDTVKAKVAEFEAVLQTANLGARDDEIEIAKTNIAIAEQNLEKTKLIFAKNTAVSQHSGQIYDIYFKKGEFVGANSPVLSILEPQNIKVRFFVPQKILAKLKIGDEIGVLCDGCEGEKPAVISYISPSAEFTPPVIYSVASREKMVFMLEATFAPNTELKPGLGVSVRIK